A stretch of DNA from Synechococcus sp. JA-3-3Ab:
CGGCGCATCAAGGCGGATCCCAAGTTTTCCACCACCTTCTTTATTTTGCTTACCGCTCGCACCGAAGTCGAAGACCGCATCCAGGGCCTGGATGCCGGGGCAGATGAGTTCCTCAGCAAGCCCATCGATCCCAATGAATTGCGGGCGCGGGTGCGGGCTGGGCTGCGCTTGCACCAGCTCAGCTATGACCTGCAGCAGCAAACGGCCCGACTGCGGGCGGAGTTGGCCGAAGCAGCCAGCTATGTGCGTTCGCTTTTGCCCAAGCCGGCCGACTTCCCACCTCACCAAATAGCGATTGAGTGGTGCTTTTTGCCCTCCCAGGAGCTGGGGGGGGATTCGTTTAACTACCACTGGCTAGACGAGGATCACCTGGCCATCTACCTGCTAGATGTGTCAGGGCACGGGGTGGGATCCGCGTTGTTGTCGGTGTCGGTGATGAACCAGTTGCGTTCCCAGAGCCTGCCCGATACAGACCTGCGGCAGCCGGATGCGGTGTTGCGCGCCCTCAACCAATCCTTCCCAATGGGATCCCACCATGAAATGTACTTCACCCTTTGGTATGGGGTCTATCAGCCGGGATCTCGCTTGCTTTCTTTTGCCAGCGCTGGCCACCCCCCCGCTCTGTTGGTTGCGCAATCAGACCCCATCCCCCTAGAGCTGAAGACCCCCAATTTGCCGATTGGCATTTTGCCCGATCAGGACTTTGCTAGGGACGAAGTCCGGATCCCGGCCAACAGTTGTCTCTACGTGTTCAGCGACGGGGTTTACGAAGTGTCCAGCTCGGAAGGGATCTGGGGGATAGAGAACTGGAAGTCCTTCCTAAGCAAGCATGCCTGCGTTGGCCTCGATCACGTTCTGCAGCACATTCAGTCTTTCCGCGGCAAGGCCGATCTTGAGGATGATTTTTCTCTGCTCCGTATTAGCTTTGGCTAGTGCAAGCCCGCTCAAGCTGAGCCGGGGGCTGCTCTCCGAAGCTCCTCCCACTGGCTAGGGGTAAAGGTACGGAGGGCTAGGGCGTGGAGACGGCCATCCTGAAGGTAGGGCTTCAAGGCCTCGTTCACCAGCCGGTGCTGTTTGATGAGGGGGAGGCCTTGGAATTGCTCAGCTACGACGACAGCCTGAAAATGGTTGCCATCGCCAACTGTATCTTCTACCTGCACCTTGGCTCCGGGCAGGGCAGCCTGTATCAACGCCTCGATTTCCCGCGGATCCATGCACCGTCTTCCTAGCTTCGGCTCAAGACAACTTAGAGAAGCTCTCCCAATGCCTGCAGATGTTGAGTTCCTATAGCGGGGACTGGATTTGAACCAGTGACCTTCGGGTTATGAGCCCGACGAGCTACCAGGCTGCTCTACCCCGCGGCGCTTTTCTAGCCTAGCTTGTCCTCCGGCTAACCGGCAAGCCTACACCTTGAGTTTCGCCGGGCATTCTCTTCGGGGATCCCCGTCGCACCTGGATGAGCTGGGCGGTGATGCTGATGGCAATCTCGGCGGGGGTTTCGGCGTGGATCTCCAGAC
This window harbors:
- a CDS encoding PP2C family protein-serine/threonine phosphatase, with amino-acid sequence MTAILIVDDDPTIRLVLKRSLERQGYTVEMASGGLEGLEKAHLLTPGLIICDWMMPDMDGLEVCRRIKADPKFSTTFFILLTARTEVEDRIQGLDAGADEFLSKPIDPNELRARVRAGLRLHQLSYDLQQQTARLRAELAEAASYVRSLLPKPADFPPHQIAIEWCFLPSQELGGDSFNYHWLDEDHLAIYLLDVSGHGVGSALLSVSVMNQLRSQSLPDTDLRQPDAVLRALNQSFPMGSHHEMYFTLWYGVYQPGSRLLSFASAGHPPALLVAQSDPIPLELKTPNLPIGILPDQDFARDEVRIPANSCLYVFSDGVYEVSSSEGIWGIENWKSFLSKHACVGLDHVLQHIQSFRGKADLEDDFSLLRISFG
- a CDS encoding BolA/IbaG family iron-sulfur metabolism protein, producing MKQHRLVNEALKPYLQDGRLHALALRTFTPSQWEELRRAAPGSA